Proteins from a genomic interval of Bacteroides sp.:
- a CDS encoding PepSY domain-containing protein — protein sequence MEQQAKRKREASLLRTFRQIHRITASLLFLFFFLMAVTGILLGMKKHSGELIQDKNYQGTSTELKNWLPLDSLYASACQVFRDSVSPSLPLTLERMDVRMDKGMVKFIFVEGFWGIQIDGTTGQLLHIERRRSDFIEKIHDGSIVDHYLGWRSGIFKLIYTTLMGIALLLFTITGFWLWYRHRQIRRKNRSDIQ from the coding sequence ATGGAACAACAGGCAAAGAGAAAAAGGGAAGCCAGTCTTCTACGCACGTTCAGGCAAATTCACAGAATAACGGCTTCCCTGTTGTTCCTCTTCTTCTTCCTGATGGCCGTTACGGGCATCCTGTTGGGGATGAAGAAGCACAGCGGTGAACTCATCCAGGATAAAAACTACCAAGGTACCAGTACTGAGTTAAAGAACTGGCTCCCTCTCGACAGCCTGTATGCCAGCGCCTGCCAGGTCTTCCGCGATTCTGTATCACCTTCTCTGCCCCTTACCCTCGAACGAATGGATGTAAGAATGGATAAGGGCATGGTGAAATTTATCTTTGTGGAAGGTTTCTGGGGCATCCAGATCGATGGTACCACAGGCCAGCTGCTGCATATCGAGCGAAGACGGTCGGACTTCATTGAAAAAATCCACGATGGATCCATTGTCGATCATTATCTTGGTTGGAGAAGTGGCATCTTCAAGCTAATTTATACTACCCTCATGGGGATAGCCCTCCTGCTTTTTACCATCACGGGCTTCTGGTTATGGTATCGCCACAGGCAGATCAGGCGAAAAAACCGGTCAGACATTCAATAA
- the gcvP gene encoding aminomethyl-transferring glycine dehydrogenase has protein sequence MITNNFINRHNGLRPDDEAQMLKKIGIDSVDKLIDKTIPASIRMKKPLDIADGMNEYEYLNHLKGLGAKNKLFRTYIGMGYYNTILPGVIQRNILENPGWYTAYTPYQAEISQGRLEALLNFQTVVSDLTGLEIANASLLDEGTAAAEAMIMLHNARSRDAVKRGANKFFVSIRVFPHTIDVLKTRSEPLGIELVTGCADEIEFDDTFFGALVQYPNERGKVSNYAPFVKKAQDEGVRIAVAADLLSLTLLTPPGEWGADVVVGSTQRFGVPMGYGGPHAGYFATKEEYKRQIPGRIIGVSIDVNGDFALRMALQTREQHIKREKATSNICTAQALLATMAGMYAAYHGPEGLKQIARHINILTGVLAQEVEKYGFKQLNPHFFDTVLIELPGNITADQVNELALEKEMNFRKVDDKLIGISLDETTALVDVNDILEVFAKAAGKDFKAFVCDPKECEKITTIPGELVRTSKFLTHPAFNSYHSETEMMRYMKKLENRDLALNRTMIPLGSCTMKLNAASELFALSWPEFGNIHPFVPAEQAEGYHELITRLEKDLCEVTGFAGISFMPNSGASGEYAGLMVIRAWHENRGESHRNVALIPSSAHGTNPASAVMAGMQVVVVKCDENGNIDVEDLRKKAEEHKDKLAAIMVTYPSTHGVFEEEILEITKIVHDNGGQVYMDGANMNAQVGLTNPAICGADVCHLNLHKTFAIPHGGGGPGVGPIGVAEHLLPFLPNHSQVKTGGEKGIPAVSAAPFGSAFILTITYGYIKLLGGQGLTEATKAAILSANYLKAALEAHYPVLYTGRNDTVAHEMILDCNPFKRNVDIDAIDIAKRLMDYGFHAPTVAFPVPGTLMVEPTESEPLSELNRFVEAMVAIREEIREIEEGKADKDNNVVKNSPHTATMVIASEWKFPYSREKAAFPLPWLAEMKYFTPVARIDNAYGDRNLVCTCDPIESYDQQ, from the coding sequence ATGATTACCAATAACTTCATAAATCGCCACAACGGACTGCGTCCCGACGACGAGGCCCAGATGCTGAAAAAGATTGGCATTGATTCGGTTGATAAACTCATTGACAAAACCATCCCGGCATCGATCCGGATGAAAAAGCCCCTGGACATTGCTGACGGGATGAATGAATATGAGTACCTGAACCACCTGAAAGGACTTGGGGCAAAGAACAAGCTTTTCCGCACCTATATCGGGATGGGTTACTACAACACCATTCTGCCGGGGGTAATTCAGCGCAATATTCTGGAAAACCCGGGCTGGTACACGGCCTACACCCCATACCAGGCAGAGATCTCGCAGGGCAGGCTTGAAGCCTTGCTCAACTTTCAGACCGTGGTCTCCGATCTTACGGGGCTTGAAATTGCCAATGCCTCCCTGCTTGATGAAGGTACGGCTGCAGCCGAGGCGATGATCATGCTGCACAATGCCCGTTCGCGTGATGCTGTGAAAAGAGGCGCAAATAAGTTTTTTGTTTCTATCCGGGTGTTCCCCCACACCATCGACGTGCTCAAGACCCGCTCAGAGCCCCTGGGCATCGAGCTGGTGACGGGCTGTGCTGACGAGATCGAATTCGACGATACCTTCTTTGGCGCTTTGGTGCAGTATCCCAATGAGAGAGGGAAAGTTTCCAATTATGCCCCATTTGTGAAGAAGGCACAGGATGAGGGCGTACGTATTGCCGTAGCCGCTGATCTGCTCAGCCTCACCCTGCTGACGCCTCCCGGAGAATGGGGCGCTGATGTTGTGGTAGGTTCAACTCAGCGCTTCGGTGTTCCGATGGGTTATGGTGGTCCTCATGCCGGTTATTTTGCCACCAAAGAAGAGTACAAGCGCCAGATTCCCGGCCGGATCATCGGGGTCTCCATTGACGTGAATGGCGACTTTGCCCTTCGGATGGCCCTGCAAACCCGCGAACAGCATATCAAGCGCGAGAAAGCTACCTCCAATATCTGTACCGCTCAGGCCCTGCTGGCCACCATGGCCGGCATGTATGCGGCTTATCACGGCCCCGAAGGCCTGAAACAGATTGCCCGCCACATCAATATCCTGACAGGTGTGCTGGCACAGGAAGTGGAAAAATATGGCTTTAAGCAACTTAACCCCCACTTCTTCGATACTGTCCTCATTGAATTGCCCGGGAACATCACCGCTGACCAGGTGAACGAGCTTGCCCTGGAGAAGGAAATGAACTTCCGCAAGGTAGATGACAAGCTCATCGGTATCAGCCTGGATGAAACCACCGCCCTGGTAGATGTGAACGACATCCTTGAGGTGTTTGCCAAAGCAGCAGGAAAAGACTTTAAAGCCTTTGTCTGTGACCCGAAGGAATGCGAGAAGATCACTACAATTCCCGGTGAACTGGTCCGCACCAGTAAGTTCCTGACCCATCCGGCTTTCAATTCGTATCACTCCGAAACGGAGATGATGCGCTATATGAAAAAGCTGGAGAACCGCGACCTGGCGCTCAACCGCACGATGATTCCGCTGGGCTCCTGTACCATGAAACTCAATGCCGCCAGTGAATTGTTTGCCCTGAGCTGGCCTGAGTTTGGCAACATTCACCCCTTTGTTCCGGCAGAACAGGCTGAAGGTTATCATGAGTTGATCACACGGCTCGAGAAAGATCTTTGCGAAGTGACCGGTTTTGCCGGGATCAGCTTTATGCCCAATTCGGGGGCTTCAGGCGAATACGCCGGTTTGATGGTGATCCGTGCCTGGCACGAGAACCGTGGGGAGAGCCACCGCAACGTAGCCCTGATCCCTTCATCAGCCCACGGCACCAACCCTGCCAGTGCTGTAATGGCAGGTATGCAGGTGGTAGTGGTTAAATGTGACGAGAACGGCAACATCGACGTGGAAGACCTGCGCAAAAAAGCCGAAGAACATAAGGATAAACTGGCTGCCATTATGGTGACCTATCCTTCGACTCACGGAGTATTTGAGGAAGAGATCCTTGAGATCACCAAGATCGTCCACGATAACGGGGGACAGGTATATATGGACGGCGCAAACATGAATGCTCAGGTGGGTTTGACCAACCCAGCCATCTGCGGCGCTGACGTGTGCCACCTGAATCTGCATAAGACCTTTGCCATTCCCCACGGTGGTGGTGGCCCCGGCGTAGGCCCTATTGGCGTGGCTGAACACCTGCTGCCCTTCCTGCCCAACCACTCCCAGGTGAAAACCGGGGGAGAAAAGGGCATCCCTGCAGTTTCTGCGGCGCCCTTTGGCAGCGCATTCATTCTCACCATTACCTATGGATACATCAAGCTTTTGGGCGGACAGGGTCTAACTGAAGCCACCAAGGCTGCCATCCTCAGCGCCAACTACCTCAAAGCTGCTCTCGAAGCGCATTACCCAGTGCTTTACACAGGCAGGAACGACACGGTAGCCCACGAAATGATCCTCGACTGCAACCCCTTTAAGCGCAACGTGGACATTGATGCCATCGACATTGCCAAGCGCCTGATGGACTATGGCTTCCACGCGCCTACGGTAGCATTCCCTGTACCGGGCACCCTGATGGTGGAACCTACCGAAAGTGAACCCCTTTCAGAACTCAACCGCTTTGTGGAAGCTATGGTAGCCATTCGCGAAGAGATCCGCGAGATTGAAGAGGGCAAAGCTGACAAAGATAATAACGTGGTGAAGAATTCACCCCATACCGCAACAATGGTTATTGCCAGCGAGTGGAAATTCCCCTATAGCCGAGAGAAAGCAGCATTCCCCCTGCCATGGCTGGCCGAGATGAAGTATTTCACCCCCGTAGCACGCATTGACAATGCCTATGGCGACCGCAACCTGGTGTGTACCTGCGATCCCATCGAAAGCTATGATCAGCAATAA
- a CDS encoding indolepyruvate oxidoreductase subunit beta, with protein sequence MKIDIILAGVGGQGILSIAATIGYAAVEAGLNLKQAEVHGMSQRGGDVQSHMRLSDQEIASDLIPKGKADMIISVEPMESLRYLPYLSKDGWLITNTKPFINIDNYPDEEALKKEVRKVKHHIALDADAIATELGSVKSANMVILGAASPFLDISYDKLENAIHTLFGRKGEEVVNLNLEALRAGRKFSLENQ encoded by the coding sequence ATGAAAATCGATATCATTTTAGCCGGTGTGGGCGGGCAAGGCATCTTATCCATTGCCGCCACCATTGGCTACGCTGCAGTGGAAGCGGGCCTGAATCTCAAACAGGCTGAGGTGCATGGGATGAGCCAGCGGGGTGGCGATGTGCAGTCGCACATGAGGCTATCTGACCAGGAAATTGCCTCCGACCTGATCCCCAAGGGAAAAGCCGATATGATCATTTCGGTCGAGCCCATGGAGAGCCTGCGATACTTGCCTTACCTGTCGAAGGATGGCTGGCTGATCACCAACACCAAGCCCTTCATTAACATTGACAACTACCCCGACGAGGAAGCCCTGAAAAAAGAAGTGCGCAAGGTTAAACACCACATTGCCCTTGATGCAGATGCCATCGCGACAGAACTGGGCAGCGTCAAATCAGCAAACATGGTCATCCTGGGTGCAGCATCCCCTTTCCTCGACATCAGTTATGACAAGCTCGAAAATGCCATTCATACCCTGTTTGGGCGGAAAGGCGAAGAAGTGGTGAACCTTAACCTGGAAGCCCTCCGCGCCGGACGAAAGTTCTCACTCGAAAACCAATAA
- a CDS encoding thiamine pyrophosphate-dependent enzyme — protein MQKMLLLGDEAIAQAAIDAGMSGIYAYPGTPSTEINEYVMASKEAREKGIVASWCANEKTAAETALGMSYAGQRTMTCMKHVGLNVAADAFINSSITGANGGIIFLVADDPSMHSSQNEQDSRFYGKFAMIPILEPSNQQEAYDMVHYGFDLSEKFQVPVMIRITTRLAHSRSGVVRKPARPQNKAGLPANLRQFVLLPAIARKQYQKLVMNQPMFLQESEQSSFNAYVPGKDKRMGIIACGLAFNYLMENYSDRSVPYPVVKVMQYPLPEKHIRKLYEECDSLLVLEEGYPIAEEMIKGFLNLGKTVKGRLDGTLPRTGELNPTLVAAALGIAQEETLGIPSLVAPRPPSFCAGCPHIDSFIDLNEVIETYGKGRVFSDIGCYTLSALPPYESINSCVDMGASITMAKGAADAGLVPAVAVIGDSTFTHSGMTGLLDAVNSKSNITVIILDNATTGMTGGQPSAALGKIEQICKGIGVEEDHIRVIKPLRKKHEENMKVIREEMEYDGVSVIIPRRECIQTLNKRMREKFKEKTKAAGK, from the coding sequence ATGCAAAAAATGTTGTTATTGGGCGATGAGGCCATTGCACAGGCAGCCATTGATGCTGGCATGTCGGGCATTTATGCCTATCCTGGCACCCCGTCAACCGAGATCAATGAGTATGTAATGGCCTCCAAAGAAGCCCGCGAAAAAGGCATCGTGGCAAGTTGGTGTGCCAACGAGAAAACGGCAGCCGAAACAGCCCTGGGGATGTCGTATGCCGGCCAGCGCACGATGACCTGCATGAAACATGTGGGCCTCAATGTGGCCGCTGATGCCTTTATCAACTCTTCCATCACGGGAGCAAATGGTGGCATCATTTTCCTCGTGGCTGATGACCCGTCCATGCACTCCTCTCAAAACGAGCAGGACTCGCGCTTCTATGGCAAATTTGCCATGATCCCCATCCTGGAGCCCTCGAACCAGCAGGAGGCCTACGATATGGTACATTACGGATTTGACTTATCAGAAAAGTTTCAGGTTCCCGTGATGATCCGCATCACCACCCGCCTGGCGCACTCCCGCTCCGGGGTCGTGCGTAAACCTGCCCGCCCACAGAACAAGGCAGGACTACCCGCCAACCTCCGCCAGTTTGTATTGCTGCCAGCCATTGCCAGGAAGCAATACCAGAAACTGGTGATGAACCAGCCGATGTTCCTGCAGGAATCAGAACAATCCTCATTCAACGCATACGTTCCCGGTAAGGATAAGCGCATGGGAATCATTGCTTGCGGGCTGGCCTTTAACTATCTCATGGAAAACTACTCCGATCGCTCTGTTCCTTATCCTGTGGTGAAAGTGATGCAATACCCCTTGCCTGAAAAGCATATTCGCAAGCTCTATGAAGAATGTGACAGCTTACTGGTGCTGGAAGAGGGTTATCCCATTGCCGAAGAGATGATCAAAGGATTTCTCAATCTCGGGAAAACGGTAAAAGGTCGCCTGGACGGAACCCTTCCGCGTACCGGCGAACTCAACCCCACCCTCGTGGCTGCTGCCCTTGGAATAGCTCAGGAAGAAACCCTTGGCATTCCTTCGCTGGTGGCTCCCCGTCCGCCATCATTCTGCGCTGGTTGCCCGCATATCGACAGTTTTATTGACCTAAATGAAGTCATTGAGACCTATGGGAAAGGCAGAGTCTTTTCCGACATTGGCTGTTATACCCTCAGCGCTTTACCCCCTTATGAATCCATCAACTCTTGTGTGGATATGGGCGCGTCCATCACCATGGCCAAGGGAGCTGCCGATGCCGGACTGGTGCCTGCCGTGGCCGTCATTGGCGACAGCACTTTTACCCATTCGGGCATGACCGGCCTTTTGGACGCCGTAAACAGCAAGTCCAACATCACCGTGATTATCCTCGACAATGCCACCACAGGGATGACCGGCGGACAGCCCTCGGCCGCACTGGGCAAGATCGAACAGATATGCAAAGGCATCGGGGTAGAGGAAGACCACATCCGTGTCATCAAACCCTTGCGGAAGAAACATGAGGAGAATATGAAGGTCATCAGAGAGGAGATGGAATACGATGGCGTATCGGTCATCATCCCCCGCCGTGAATGCATACAGACCCTCAACAAACGCATGCGCGAGAAATTCAAGGAAAAAACAAAAGCCGCTGGAAAATAA
- a CDS encoding ACP phosphodiesterase, with protein MNFLAHIYLSGENEDILLGNFIADMVKGRQIDNFHQGIVDGIMLHRKIDTFTDTHPIVDQSKNRLRNKYRLYAGVVVDMFYDHYLAKNWSDYSRYSLTRFVKEAYHVLLKNYFLLPVRAKNMLPYMVSSNWLVNYASLDSMEQLFEGMARRTPFKSGMENAVDDLRLYYGDFENEFRTFFPELVDYVAKQGISHQHHYNGR; from the coding sequence ATGAACTTTCTGGCCCATATTTACCTTTCCGGCGAAAACGAGGATATTCTCCTGGGGAATTTTATCGCCGATATGGTAAAAGGGCGCCAGATAGACAACTTCCACCAGGGCATTGTGGATGGCATCATGCTCCACCGCAAGATTGACACCTTTACCGACACCCATCCCATTGTTGACCAGAGCAAAAACCGCCTGCGCAACAAATATCGCCTGTATGCCGGGGTGGTTGTGGATATGTTTTACGATCATTACCTGGCCAAGAACTGGAGTGATTACTCCCGTTATTCGCTGACGCGTTTTGTTAAAGAAGCCTACCACGTCCTGCTGAAAAACTATTTTCTTTTACCTGTCAGGGCAAAAAATATGCTGCCCTATATGGTATCCTCTAACTGGCTGGTTAATTATGCCAGCCTGGATAGCATGGAGCAACTTTTCGAAGGAATGGCCAGGCGTACCCCCTTTAAGTCGGGGATGGAGAATGCGGTGGATGACCTGAGGCTGTATTATGGAGATTTTGAAAACGAGTTCAGGACCTTTTTTCCTGAGCTGGTTGATTATGTGGCGAAACAAGGGATCTCACACCAACACCATTACAACGGCCGCTGA
- the rfaD gene encoding ADP-glyceromanno-heptose 6-epimerase → MIVVTGAAGFIGSCLVNKLNNKGYTDIVLVDDFSNPKKNLNLNNKVFRQKIDREFFLEWLRDHYREVNFVFHLGARTDTTETRKAIFDKLNLNYSKHLWTVCARFELPLVYASSAATYGAGENGYDDDHQQIPMLKPLNLYGESKNNFDLWALQQKEKPYFWAGFKFFNVFGPNEYHKGRMASVVYHAFNKIKDTGKMELFRSHHPDYNDGEQKRDFIYVKDVVNVLFYFLLHKEQPGIYNLGTGMARTFLDLANATFRAMDKEPEIRFIDTPEDIRDKYQYFTEAKMDKLRNVGYTLPFYSLEDAIADYVQDYLLPGTYY, encoded by the coding sequence ATGATCGTAGTAACCGGTGCCGCAGGATTCATTGGAAGTTGTTTGGTTAACAAACTAAATAACAAGGGATATACGGATATCGTCCTGGTTGATGACTTTTCAAATCCTAAAAAAAACCTGAACCTGAACAATAAAGTTTTCCGGCAGAAAATTGACCGGGAGTTTTTTCTGGAATGGCTTCGAGACCATTACCGGGAAGTAAACTTTGTCTTTCACCTGGGCGCCCGGACCGATACCACTGAGACCAGGAAAGCCATTTTCGACAAACTGAATCTGAACTATTCAAAACATTTGTGGACTGTCTGCGCCCGTTTTGAGCTTCCCCTGGTGTATGCTTCTTCGGCAGCGACCTATGGCGCGGGTGAAAACGGCTATGATGATGATCATCAGCAGATCCCAATGCTAAAACCCCTGAACCTTTACGGGGAAAGCAAAAACAACTTCGACCTCTGGGCCTTGCAGCAAAAAGAAAAGCCTTATTTCTGGGCTGGGTTTAAATTCTTCAATGTATTCGGGCCAAACGAATATCATAAGGGAAGAATGGCCTCTGTTGTCTACCACGCCTTTAACAAAATTAAGGACACCGGGAAGATGGAACTTTTCCGCTCACACCACCCCGATTATAATGACGGTGAGCAAAAGCGCGATTTCATCTATGTCAAGGACGTAGTGAATGTTTTGTTCTACTTTTTGCTCCACAAAGAACAGCCGGGCATTTATAACCTGGGCACAGGAATGGCCAGGACCTTCCTCGATCTTGCAAATGCCACTTTCCGGGCTATGGACAAGGAGCCCGAAATTCGGTTCATTGACACCCCCGAAGACATCCGCGATAAATACCAGTATTTCACCGAAGCAAAAATGGATAAACTCAGGAATGTGGGGTATACGCTTCCCTTCTATTCACTGGAAGACGCCATTGCCGATTACGTTCAGGATTACCTGCTGCCAGGGACATATTATTGA
- a CDS encoding MerR family transcriptional regulator, with the protein MQKPDHKPERMYYSIGEVARMFKVNTSLIRFWEKEFDIIQPYRNKKGNRYFTPKDVDHFHLIYHLVKERGYTLQGAREKLKDNPRDVQRDFEIVKSLDKIRDFLLELKKEIKQDNH; encoded by the coding sequence ATGCAAAAACCCGATCATAAGCCTGAAAGGATGTATTACTCTATAGGCGAGGTGGCCAGGATGTTTAAGGTCAACACTTCGCTGATTCGATTCTGGGAAAAGGAATTCGATATCATCCAGCCATACAGGAATAAAAAAGGCAACCGCTACTTTACCCCAAAGGATGTGGATCATTTTCACCTCATTTACCATTTGGTTAAAGAACGCGGATACACGCTGCAAGGGGCCCGTGAAAAACTTAAGGACAACCCCCGGGACGTGCAGCGCGATTTTGAAATTGTGAAGTCGCTTGACAAGATTCGCGACTTCTTGCTTGAGCTGAAAAAAGAAATCAAACAGGATAATCATTAA
- a CDS encoding M23 family metallopeptidase translates to MSKKVKYQFNTKSLAVEKVHETFWDKLKVFLRIVFAGMVFSVIVLSIGYTFFDSPKEKKLRREIDQYKTQYQIINDRLDILNSVIADIQERDDHIYRVIFEAEPIPRTIREAAFGGTDRYSHLEGFDNSELVSSTMERIDRISRQLYVQSRSYDEVFEMAKNKADMLASIPAIIPIAKGTERLVSGFGYRIHPIYKSLRMHTGVDFTAPTGTPIYSTGNGVVKRALRNNSGYGLMVEIDHGYGYTTIYAHLSQIKVRPGQTVKRGEIIGLVGNTGLSIGPHLHYEVVRNGKKVNPVNYFYNDLSPEEFEIIFEVASRVNQSLS, encoded by the coding sequence ATGAGTAAAAAAGTTAAGTATCAATTTAACACCAAGTCCCTGGCCGTTGAAAAAGTCCATGAAACTTTCTGGGATAAGCTAAAGGTATTTTTAAGGATCGTTTTTGCGGGGATGGTGTTTTCAGTTATCGTTCTCAGCATTGGCTATACTTTCTTTGACTCCCCCAAGGAGAAAAAACTGCGTCGTGAAATTGATCAGTACAAAACCCAATACCAGATCATTAATGACCGCCTCGACATTCTAAACTCTGTCATTGCGGATATCCAGGAACGCGACGATCACATTTACAGGGTTATTTTCGAAGCCGAACCCATTCCCCGTACCATAAGAGAAGCAGCCTTTGGTGGAACTGACCGCTACAGCCATCTCGAAGGTTTTGACAACAGTGAACTGGTATCCTCAACCATGGAACGCATTGACCGGATATCAAGGCAACTGTACGTACAGTCGCGCTCCTACGACGAAGTGTTTGAAATGGCCAAGAATAAAGCCGACATGCTTGCCTCCATTCCTGCCATCATCCCCATAGCTAAAGGAACCGAGCGCCTTGTTTCTGGTTTTGGATATCGAATCCACCCCATTTACAAATCCCTGCGCATGCATACAGGCGTTGACTTTACTGCACCTACGGGAACACCCATTTACTCCACTGGCAATGGTGTGGTTAAACGGGCCTTGCGTAATAATTCGGGATATGGCCTGATGGTCGAAATTGACCACGGTTATGGTTATACGACCATTTATGCCCATTTGAGCCAGATCAAAGTCCGTCCCGGGCAAACGGTAAAACGAGGTGAAATCATTGGCTTGGTTGGCAATACCGGCCTTTCCATCGGGCCCCACCTGCATTATGAGGTGGTCAGGAACGGGAAAAAGGTTAACCCGGTAAATTATTTCTATAACGACTTGTCGCCTGAAGAATTCGAAATCATCTTTGAGGTGGCTTCACGGGTAAACCAGTCGCTTTCCTAA